Proteins from a single region of Synergistes jonesii:
- a CDS encoding YidC/Oxa1 family membrane protein insertase, which produces MGAIWSGASDLLLKILEFFYGITNSYGFAIILLTIAVRIALYPLNQKQMLSMQQMQKIQPRLKVIQEKFANDKQKMQEETMRLYREYKVNPAAGCLPLLVQLPILILLFNVLRTYDFADTSFFGVLLGSSTTAGLSKALGVAPAANGEYHIMTALSALFTNPGGLANVHYYLGNLALLVGISFLTWAQQKLSGGSNPQMAMMNTIMPFFMAFICLSMPGGVMLYWGLSSLIGVAQQYFVMKKTSEEMAVKPVLHKNKPVNVADDDDEE; this is translated from the coding sequence TTGGGCGCGATATGGAGCGGAGCGAGCGATCTCCTTCTCAAGATACTTGAGTTTTTCTACGGGATCACGAACTCTTACGGATTTGCGATCATTCTCTTGACAATAGCGGTAAGGATCGCGCTGTATCCTTTGAACCAGAAGCAGATGCTCTCGATGCAGCAGATGCAGAAGATACAGCCGAGGCTGAAGGTCATCCAGGAGAAATTTGCGAACGACAAACAGAAAATGCAGGAAGAGACGATGCGTCTCTACAGGGAATACAAGGTCAATCCGGCGGCGGGCTGCCTTCCCCTTCTCGTACAGCTTCCTATATTGATTCTACTTTTCAATGTTCTGCGGACCTACGACTTCGCCGACACCTCCTTCTTCGGGGTGCTTCTCGGCTCTTCGACGACCGCCGGACTTTCCAAAGCGCTCGGCGTCGCGCCTGCCGCGAACGGAGAGTACCATATTATGACGGCGCTTTCGGCCCTCTTCACGAATCCCGGCGGGCTCGCGAACGTTCATTATTACCTCGGGAACCTCGCGCTTCTTGTCGGCATTTCCTTCCTGACCTGGGCTCAGCAGAAGCTTTCCGGCGGCAGCAACCCGCAGATGGCGATGATGAACACGATAATGCCCTTCTTCATGGCTTTTATATGCCTTTCGATGCCGGGCGGCGTGATGCTCTATTGGGGGCTTTCCTCTCTGATAGGAGTGGCGCAGCAGTATTTCGTGATGAAGAAGACGAGCGAGGAAATGGCCGTAAAGCCGGTGCTGCATAAAAACAAGCCGGTCAACGTGGCGGACGACGATGATGAGGAATAA
- the holA gene encoding DNA polymerase III subunit delta: protein MPALLLIAASGTAQRRLLEKSCADLEKKGYAAAGKGEGGEWSSLLSDNMTGGLFDEKRYIIVEAAPLLGAFPEKLSFMVAPSAAVVLVLVYESDVKSQPSKFIPKEVLARCRTVKAAEFPRWPRERQMWVAALAKELGVNVAPEGIAMIVELLEDPEEIRAQLKSLGLLKKFSAVTAADVEELCLDDGGRNLLRLLDGLCTGEIAGVLKSLGAMSKAEDLIPALVPLHNRMRLAWYAGLGRDAAAFAKALGAKDYAWRMAAQADRRYGHAAMTEFISDLIRINIEERSGAGAGWRGLEAAVIKLMGKAPGARI from the coding sequence ATGCCGGCTCTCCTGCTGATCGCCGCCTCGGGGACCGCTCAAAGGCGCCTTCTTGAGAAGAGCTGCGCCGATCTTGAAAAAAAAGGATACGCGGCCGCAGGAAAAGGGGAAGGAGGGGAGTGGAGCTCCCTTCTTTCCGACAACATGACCGGCGGCCTTTTTGATGAGAAGAGATATATAATTGTGGAAGCGGCGCCGCTTCTCGGCGCTTTTCCGGAGAAACTCTCCTTCATGGTAGCGCCCTCCGCTGCGGTGGTCCTCGTGCTCGTATACGAAAGCGACGTCAAATCGCAGCCGTCGAAGTTCATCCCCAAAGAAGTGCTGGCGAGGTGCCGCACCGTAAAGGCCGCGGAATTTCCTCGCTGGCCGCGCGAACGCCAGATGTGGGTAGCGGCGCTTGCAAAGGAGCTCGGCGTGAACGTCGCGCCGGAGGGGATCGCGATGATAGTCGAGCTGCTCGAGGACCCCGAGGAGATACGCGCACAGCTCAAAAGCCTCGGCCTGCTCAAAAAATTTTCGGCGGTAACGGCCGCCGACGTAGAGGAACTCTGTCTCGACGACGGCGGCAGGAATCTTCTGCGCCTGCTCGACGGCCTCTGCACCGGTGAAATAGCCGGCGTTCTTAAGAGCCTCGGCGCGATGTCGAAGGCGGAGGATCTGATACCGGCGCTCGTGCCCCTGCATAACCGCATGAGGCTCGCGTGGTATGCGGGACTCGGCCGCGACGCCGCGGCGTTCGCGAAGGCGCTCGGCGCCAAGGATTACGCTTGGCGCATGGCCGCGCAGGCCGACAGGAGATACGGGCATGCGGCGATGACGGAATTCATCTCGGATCTGATCAGAATAAATATAGAAGAAAGAAGCGGCGCCGGCGCCGGGTGGCGCGGGCTCGAAGCGGCTGTGATAAAGCTGATGGGTAAGGCGCCGGGGGCGCGCATATAA
- the rpsT gene encoding 30S ribosomal protein S20 has translation MPNKKSAKKRVLVAERNRIYNRFWKTRCKNAVKKFLEAVESKDVELANKRMNDAQGVLDKAVVKGVVHRNTVARRKSSMAAKIKALSA, from the coding sequence TTGCCAAACAAGAAATCAGCAAAGAAACGAGTCCTGGTCGCTGAGAGAAACCGCATTTACAACCGTTTCTGGAAGACCCGCTGCAAAAACGCAGTGAAGAAGTTCCTGGAAGCGGTGGAGAGCAAGGACGTGGAGCTCGCTAATAAGAGAATGAATGACGCTCAGGGCGTATTGGACAAGGCGGTAGTCAAGGGCGTCGTTCACCGTAACACTGTCGCGCGCCGCAAGTCCAGCATGGCGGCGAAAATCAAAGCGCTCTCTGCGTAG
- the yidD gene encoding membrane protein insertion efficiency factor YidD: MRIVTFCMLFCIKAYRSILSPHLGMAKCRFYPSCSEYAAEAISKYGPLIGLRLSAARIVKCGPWHEGGFDPVPGRDEIAAMFGRKYLTKNRSGLRKVR, encoded by the coding sequence ATGCGTATAGTAACGTTTTGTATGCTCTTTTGCATAAAGGCGTATCGGTCGATCCTCTCCCCGCACCTCGGCATGGCGAAGTGCAGATTTTATCCCTCATGCTCGGAGTACGCGGCCGAGGCGATCTCCAAATACGGGCCTCTGATAGGATTGAGGCTATCGGCCGCTCGGATTGTAAAGTGCGGGCCGTGGCACGAGGGCGGCTTCGACCCTGTGCCGGGACGCGACGAGATTGCGGCAATGTTCGGCAGGAAATATCTCACTAAAAATCGAAGCGGACTTCGAAAGGTTAGGTGA
- a CDS encoding Do family serine endopeptidase, giving the protein MGKFDLNGGIKKFGAASLAALVLFAGGTCGSYLATRYTVSGGGIEKAESPQGAAAASTDSEYAQRNPYVDIVKKSSPAVVNIDVETMVTQQPMVNPFKGDPFFEEFFGDNFFGQQGGRARKVPVRGKGSGFIVSKEGYILTNNHVVEDADKIKVTLLDGRMFDAKKVGQDPTFDLAVIQVKAKDLPFLPLGDSSVTQVGEQVVAIGNPHGFENTVTAGIISAKNRTLQAPGVNFQGFLQTDAAINPGNSGGPLIDLNGNVIGINTAIVPYAQGIGFAIPVNMAKQIMDDLIKHGEVRRGWLGATVQQLTPSLVEAYKIPVKEGSIIADIQKNSPADTYGLKRGDVIVKVGDSVIKNSEDVVFAVRNKLAGEIVPFEIYRDGKKMTIEVKLGDIDSVKGAKRQTTGRRPRAGEAPEESTKRGISVVKNSEELAKEYNISETEGVVVTRVAPGSQGQNLGLRRGDVILEVNRIKMDSIADWERAMANEKAALGLLVSRRGQTLFISVGE; this is encoded by the coding sequence ATGGGAAAGTTCGATTTGAACGGCGGAATTAAAAAATTCGGGGCGGCTTCGCTCGCCGCGCTCGTGCTCTTTGCCGGCGGGACGTGCGGCTCGTATCTCGCGACAAGATATACAGTGTCCGGCGGCGGTATCGAAAAAGCCGAAAGCCCGCAGGGAGCGGCGGCGGCCTCAACGGACTCGGAATACGCGCAGAGGAATCCCTACGTCGACATAGTGAAGAAGAGCTCTCCGGCCGTCGTTAACATCGACGTCGAGACGATGGTGACGCAGCAGCCGATGGTGAATCCTTTCAAAGGCGATCCGTTCTTCGAGGAATTCTTCGGAGACAATTTCTTCGGGCAGCAGGGGGGCCGGGCGCGCAAAGTTCCCGTCAGGGGCAAGGGCTCGGGCTTCATAGTCAGCAAAGAAGGCTATATATTGACGAACAACCACGTCGTCGAGGACGCGGACAAGATAAAGGTAACGCTGCTCGACGGGCGCATGTTCGACGCCAAGAAGGTCGGGCAGGATCCGACCTTCGACCTGGCGGTGATACAGGTCAAGGCGAAAGACCTGCCGTTTCTGCCGCTCGGCGATTCGAGCGTGACGCAGGTCGGCGAGCAGGTCGTCGCGATAGGGAACCCGCACGGATTTGAGAACACCGTCACTGCCGGCATAATTTCCGCGAAGAACAGGACTCTTCAGGCTCCCGGGGTGAATTTCCAGGGCTTCCTACAGACCGATGCGGCTATCAACCCGGGCAACAGCGGCGGTCCACTTATCGACCTTAACGGCAACGTCATCGGCATCAACACGGCTATAGTTCCCTACGCACAGGGCATCGGCTTCGCGATTCCCGTCAACATGGCGAAACAGATAATGGACGACCTCATCAAGCACGGCGAAGTGCGCCGCGGATGGCTCGGCGCGACGGTGCAGCAGCTTACGCCCTCGCTCGTCGAAGCGTACAAGATACCGGTCAAGGAAGGCTCGATCATAGCCGACATTCAGAAAAATTCGCCGGCCGACACTTACGGCCTGAAACGCGGAGACGTCATCGTCAAGGTGGGAGACAGCGTCATAAAGAACAGCGAAGACGTGGTATTTGCTGTGCGCAACAAGCTCGCCGGCGAGATCGTGCCGTTCGAGATATACCGCGACGGCAAGAAGATGACTATCGAGGTCAAGCTCGGCGACATCGACAGCGTGAAGGGCGCGAAGAGACAAACGACGGGCAGGCGCCCGAGGGCGGGCGAGGCTCCCGAAGAGTCGACCAAGAGGGGGATCTCCGTCGTTAAGAACAGCGAGGAGCTCGCGAAGGAGTATAACATCTCAGAGACTGAGGGCGTAGTAGTGACGAGGGTCGCGCCAGGCTCTCAAGGGCAGAATCTTGGACTGCGCAGGGGAGATGTGATTCTCGAAGTTAACCGCATCAAGATGGACTCGATAGCGGACTGGGAACGCGCGATGGCGAACGAAAAGGCGGCGCTCGGGCTTCTGGTCTCGCGCCGGGGACAGACGCTCTTCATCTCAGTCGGAGAATAA
- a CDS encoding L-2-amino-thiazoline-4-carboxylic acid hydrolase: MGKGNEVPLLRQREIEAKVIAPLIRAFAAEIGEERARLVAKEAMKKISRAQGEAVAAKFGGGLESLKNNCISAWHSGGELEIEEKKDDEGEYSFNVKRCAYAELYEKLGCRELGAVISCSRDFAFLDGFDRGLELTRTKTLMEGGDCCDFCYRKK, from the coding sequence ATGGGAAAGGGCAATGAGGTTCCTCTGCTTCGTCAGAGAGAGATCGAGGCAAAGGTGATCGCGCCGCTGATTCGTGCGTTCGCCGCCGAGATCGGAGAGGAAAGGGCGCGCCTGGTGGCGAAAGAGGCGATGAAGAAAATTTCGCGCGCCCAAGGCGAAGCCGTCGCAGCGAAATTCGGCGGCGGACTTGAATCTCTGAAAAATAACTGCATATCGGCGTGGCACAGCGGCGGCGAGCTCGAAATAGAAGAGAAAAAAGACGACGAGGGGGAGTATTCGTTCAACGTGAAGCGCTGCGCCTACGCCGAACTCTATGAAAAGCTCGGCTGCCGCGAACTCGGCGCCGTCATCTCATGCTCGCGCGATTTTGCGTTCCTCGACGGCTTCGACAGAGGGCTCGAACTGACGCGCACGAAAACTCTGATGGAGGGCGGTGACTGCTGCGATTTTTGCTACAGGAAGAAATAG
- a CDS encoding LemA family protein, which produces MVALTAIIVVAALVGLWLMSTYNRLVRLKNLNAEGWSGIDVQLKRRFDLIPNLVESVKGYASHEKETFQRVTEARSMINNAGDDPEARMKAENALSGALRSLFAVAENYPELKANENFMHLQNELSSIENEIQMSRRYYNGTARNLNTAIQTFPAVLVARHFGFREALYFEAEEEAKAIPKIKF; this is translated from the coding sequence GTGGTTGCATTAACTGCGATTATTGTGGTCGCCGCGCTTGTGGGACTCTGGCTCATGTCTACCTACAACCGGCTGGTTAGGCTGAAGAATCTCAACGCCGAAGGCTGGAGCGGCATCGACGTGCAGCTGAAAAGGAGGTTCGATCTGATACCTAATCTCGTCGAGAGCGTGAAGGGCTACGCGTCGCACGAAAAGGAGACCTTCCAGCGCGTTACGGAGGCAAGGTCGATGATCAACAACGCGGGAGACGACCCAGAAGCGCGCATGAAAGCCGAGAACGCGCTGAGCGGCGCTCTGCGCTCGCTCTTCGCCGTCGCTGAGAATTATCCCGAGCTCAAGGCAAACGAAAACTTCATGCATCTGCAGAACGAGCTTTCAAGCATTGAGAACGAGATTCAGATGTCGCGCCGCTACTACAACGGCACCGCGCGCAACCTCAACACCGCGATACAGACCTTCCCCGCCGTGCTGGTGGCGCGTCATTTCGGCTTCAGGGAGGCCCTGTACTTCGAGGCCGAGGAAGAAGCGAAAGCGATTCCAAAGATAAAATTCTAA
- the rpmH gene encoding 50S ribosomal protein L34: protein MKRTFQPHNVRRKRAMGFLERSASPSGRRILRNRRRKGRARLAV from the coding sequence ATGAAACGGACATTTCAACCGCACAACGTAAGACGCAAGCGCGCGATGGGCTTCCTTGAACGTTCCGCATCCCCCAGCGGGCGCCGCATTCTCAGAAATCGTCGCCGTAAGGGCAGGGCGCGTCTCGCCGTCTGA
- the jag gene encoding RNA-binding cell elongation regulator Jag/EloR, whose product MKDTEQIPMPEIESEVFECASIDEAKKKGAKKWGIKPEDVDATVLSEDKKLFGLLGSTYRVEVKPFAPVSYIRSCHFVNEILDKMDLDLIPELTDDGIINLVGEDAGVVIGRYGETLKALEYITNLVCHDDISTRRVRFDCGGYRERREQTLRRLAESIAREAKRKGSPVSLEPMTSWERRLIHITLRDNRDVETRSIGEEPMRRVLVCPLGGASRERGRRRPPRGKFSNR is encoded by the coding sequence ATGAAAGATACGGAACAGATACCGATGCCAGAAATAGAAAGCGAAGTTTTTGAATGCGCCTCGATCGACGAAGCTAAAAAGAAAGGCGCGAAAAAATGGGGAATCAAGCCGGAGGACGTCGACGCTACGGTGCTCTCCGAGGATAAAAAGCTTTTCGGCCTGCTCGGCTCGACCTACAGGGTGGAAGTGAAGCCCTTCGCGCCGGTCTCCTATATACGCTCCTGCCATTTCGTCAATGAGATACTCGACAAGATGGATCTGGATCTCATTCCCGAACTTACCGACGACGGAATCATAAATCTCGTCGGTGAGGATGCAGGAGTCGTGATAGGGCGCTACGGCGAAACGCTGAAGGCGCTCGAGTATATCACAAACCTCGTCTGCCACGACGATATATCGACCCGCCGCGTCCGCTTCGACTGCGGCGGCTACCGCGAACGCCGCGAGCAGACGCTGCGCCGCCTCGCCGAGTCGATAGCGCGCGAGGCGAAGCGCAAGGGCTCGCCTGTGAGCCTTGAACCCATGACGAGCTGGGAGAGACGCCTGATACATATCACGCTGCGCGACAACAGGGACGTCGAGACGCGCTCGATAGGCGAGGAGCCGATGCGCCGCGTGCTCGTCTGCCCGCTTGGAGGAGCTTCGCGCGAACGCGGCAGACGCCGCCCGCCGCGCGGTAAGTTCAGCAACAGGTAA
- a CDS encoding prolipoprotein diacylglyceryl transferase family protein: protein MFPVILKISFLEVRSYYVLWASALFIFVAWTRRRAERLWGMEDGDVTSVLLRVYCAGVLGSYAAAVTEKLPRFFAGEIALGAALSGLESWGGILAGGLTALWSLKKRGMRIEAFAESAALPAAAMMAVGRIGCFLEGCCAGVGKFYASPPCWTVHMRNDARGFYRFPSQLAESLLSFASLLLLLAVEKYLRKKRGGTRHAFCFPLYMLLYSLYRLLFDAYREAVSPEARVLWAAAALAGVLWLAASFIGERCASRG from the coding sequence ATGTTTCCGGTAATATTGAAAATTTCTTTTCTTGAAGTCCGCAGCTATTACGTGCTGTGGGCTTCAGCTTTATTTATATTCGTCGCATGGACGCGCAGGCGCGCCGAAAGGCTGTGGGGCATGGAGGACGGCGACGTGACTTCCGTCCTACTGCGCGTCTACTGCGCCGGCGTCCTAGGCTCTTACGCGGCCGCGGTGACCGAAAAGCTTCCGCGCTTCTTTGCCGGTGAAATAGCGCTGGGCGCCGCGCTTAGCGGGCTCGAGTCGTGGGGGGGAATTCTTGCCGGCGGGCTGACGGCGCTCTGGTCTCTGAAGAAGCGCGGCATGAGAATCGAAGCGTTCGCCGAAAGCGCGGCGCTTCCGGCTGCCGCGATGATGGCGGTCGGCCGTATAGGATGCTTTCTCGAAGGCTGCTGCGCAGGCGTCGGAAAATTTTACGCCTCTCCTCCCTGCTGGACCGTCCATATGCGGAACGACGCGCGCGGATTTTACCGCTTTCCCTCGCAGCTCGCAGAGTCGCTCCTCTCCTTTGCCTCGCTGCTTCTGCTTCTCGCCGTCGAAAAATATCTGCGGAAGAAGCGCGGCGGCACGAGACACGCGTTCTGCTTCCCGCTTTATATGCTTCTTTATTCGCTCTATCGGCTCCTCTTCGACGCGTACCGCGAAGCCGTCTCGCCGGAGGCGCGCGTGCTGTGGGCAGCCGCGGCTCTCGCCGGCGTCTTATGGCTTGCCGCATCTTTCATCGGAGAGCGCTGCGCTTCCCGCGGCTGA
- the leuS gene encoding leucine--tRNA ligase — protein MPYDFSAIEPKWQKKWADAKIFEAEPDPSKEKFYCLEMFPYPSGALHMGHLRNYSIGDLFARFLRMQGKNVLYPMGFDSFGMPAENAAIKNNTAPSDWTWSNIEHMTQQLKRAGYSYDWRRRVETCNVNYYKWNQWLFLQFYKKGLVYRRHAPVNWCEKCQTVLANEQVVGEGVCWRCGTPVTKRNLDQWFIRITDYAQELVDCLDELKGWPERVVTMQRNWIGRSEGVHFEMEVADTDLKLEAFTTRIDTIFGVTFVALAAEHPCVEKFAEMAGGEKAEEMRAFVKRMASRSTIERTAVGVDKEGIDTGFFAINPLTGEKAPIWIADYILMDYGTGAIMGVPAHDQRDFDFARKYDIPVVAVVRPADGPAPDGATMPSAAAADGVACNSGFLDGLPTEEAIKKAADWFEEHGRGKREIRFRLRDWLISRQRYWGTPIPMVYCDRCGIVPVPEDQLPVELPLDIEMPKNGGNPLALRPDWYNTTCPLCGGPARRETDTMDTFFCSSWYFDRYTSPWCDDKPFDKEAAKYWMTVDQYIGGIEHACLHLIYARFFTKVLSDLGLLPSDMREPFKRLLTQGMVIKDGAKMSKSLGNVVDPDEIIKRYGADTARLFILFAAPPEKDLDWSESGVEGAHRFLGRVFRLVEQNVEELKKGSGRRVKMSDLSAPAERDMKRTIHSTLDRVTKDIRDERQFNTAVARLMELANALLSFAPKDDKGRAVKREGVETLLCCLSPFAPHITEELWQMLGNEDFLSTHKWFEVDESALVADSATVVLQINGKVREQFEVAAGLSKEELLAEVMGREATKKRLEGREIVKTIAVPGKLVNIVVKG, from the coding sequence ATGCCGTACGATTTTTCCGCCATAGAACCGAAGTGGCAGAAGAAGTGGGCCGACGCGAAGATTTTTGAAGCCGAACCCGACCCCAGCAAAGAAAAGTTTTATTGTCTCGAAATGTTTCCCTATCCCTCGGGCGCGCTGCATATGGGGCACTTGCGCAACTATTCGATAGGCGACCTCTTCGCGAGATTTCTGCGCATGCAGGGCAAGAACGTCCTTTATCCGATGGGATTCGACTCTTTCGGAATGCCGGCGGAAAATGCGGCGATAAAGAACAACACAGCTCCCTCCGACTGGACGTGGAGCAACATCGAACATATGACGCAGCAGCTGAAGCGCGCCGGTTACAGCTATGACTGGAGGCGCCGCGTCGAGACCTGCAACGTCAACTACTATAAATGGAATCAGTGGCTTTTCCTGCAGTTCTATAAGAAGGGGCTCGTCTACCGCAGGCACGCGCCGGTCAACTGGTGCGAGAAGTGCCAGACGGTGCTGGCCAACGAACAGGTGGTCGGTGAAGGCGTCTGCTGGCGCTGCGGCACTCCTGTGACGAAGCGCAACCTCGACCAGTGGTTCATACGCATCACGGATTACGCGCAGGAGCTCGTCGACTGCCTCGACGAATTGAAAGGCTGGCCGGAGCGCGTCGTGACGATGCAGCGCAACTGGATAGGGCGTTCGGAGGGCGTCCATTTCGAGATGGAGGTCGCCGATACCGATCTGAAGCTCGAAGCCTTCACGACGCGCATCGACACGATCTTCGGCGTCACCTTCGTCGCGCTCGCCGCGGAGCATCCCTGCGTGGAGAAATTCGCCGAAATGGCCGGCGGCGAAAAAGCGGAAGAGATGCGCGCCTTCGTGAAGAGAATGGCGTCGCGCAGCACTATAGAGCGCACGGCCGTCGGAGTCGATAAGGAAGGAATCGACACCGGCTTTTTCGCGATCAATCCGCTGACGGGAGAGAAGGCGCCTATTTGGATCGCCGACTACATCCTGATGGATTACGGCACCGGCGCGATCATGGGCGTCCCCGCCCACGATCAGCGCGATTTCGACTTCGCGCGCAAATATGACATACCGGTCGTCGCCGTCGTGCGTCCAGCCGACGGCCCAGCGCCGGACGGAGCCACAATGCCTTCGGCGGCGGCGGCCGACGGAGTGGCGTGCAATTCCGGCTTCCTCGACGGGCTGCCGACGGAGGAGGCGATCAAGAAGGCGGCCGACTGGTTCGAAGAGCACGGCAGGGGAAAGAGGGAAATACGCTTCCGTCTGCGCGATTGGCTGATATCGCGCCAGCGCTACTGGGGCACTCCGATACCGATGGTCTACTGCGACCGCTGTGGGATCGTTCCCGTGCCGGAGGATCAGCTGCCCGTGGAGCTGCCGCTCGACATAGAGATGCCGAAGAACGGCGGCAACCCGCTGGCGCTGCGCCCCGACTGGTACAACACGACCTGCCCTCTCTGCGGAGGGCCGGCGCGCCGCGAAACGGACACGATGGACACCTTCTTCTGCTCGTCGTGGTATTTCGACAGATACACGTCTCCCTGGTGCGACGACAAGCCTTTCGACAAGGAGGCGGCGAAGTATTGGATGACGGTAGACCAGTACATCGGCGGAATCGAACATGCGTGCCTGCACCTTATATACGCGAGATTCTTCACCAAGGTCCTCTCCGACCTCGGACTTCTGCCCTCCGACATGCGCGAGCCGTTCAAGCGCCTGCTGACCCAGGGCATGGTGATAAAGGATGGGGCGAAGATGTCCAAGTCTTTAGGCAACGTCGTCGACCCGGACGAGATAATCAAAAGATACGGTGCGGACACGGCGCGCCTCTTCATACTCTTCGCAGCGCCTCCTGAAAAGGACCTCGACTGGTCCGAAAGCGGCGTGGAGGGCGCGCATCGCTTCCTCGGACGCGTCTTCAGGCTCGTCGAGCAGAACGTAGAGGAGCTGAAAAAGGGCTCGGGACGGCGCGTGAAGATGAGCGATCTGAGCGCTCCGGCAGAACGCGACATGAAGCGCACAATCCACAGCACGCTCGACCGCGTGACGAAGGATATCCGCGACGAACGCCAGTTCAACACCGCGGTAGCCCGTCTGATGGAACTTGCGAACGCTCTACTCTCATTCGCTCCGAAGGACGACAAAGGCCGGGCCGTTAAGCGCGAGGGCGTCGAGACGCTGCTCTGCTGCCTGTCGCCATTCGCCCCTCATATAACGGAAGAGCTGTGGCAAATGCTCGGCAACGAAGATTTCCTCTCGACGCACAAATGGTTCGAGGTCGACGAAAGCGCGCTCGTAGCGGACAGCGCGACGGTCGTGCTTCAAATTAACGGCAAGGTCCGCGAGCAGTTCGAGGTCGCGGCGGGGCTCTCGAAGGAGGAGCTGCTCGCCGAAGTGATGGGACGCGAAGCGACTAAAAAACGCCTCGAGGGCAGGGAAATAGTCAAGACGATAGCCGTGCCGGGCAAGCTGGTGAACATAGTGGTGAAAGGCTGA
- the rnpA gene encoding ribonuclease P protein component yields the protein MDFGFPAAKRLKRGWQFDLVFRTGRRETGALVRLSFLTDRGNSALAGVTVGKKIARAVKRTRGRRVMREALRRLLPWVKDGVWIVASLRENALDAKADDIYEDVAKSLKRRGLLTKEWKNRGWTVDSKDGGKCV from the coding sequence GTGGATTTTGGCTTCCCTGCCGCAAAGAGGCTCAAAAGAGGGTGGCAGTTTGACCTTGTATTCCGCACCGGGCGCCGAGAAACCGGCGCGTTGGTGCGATTGTCGTTTTTGACGGACAGGGGAAACTCGGCTCTCGCCGGAGTCACGGTGGGGAAGAAAATTGCGCGCGCCGTCAAGAGGACGAGGGGGCGCCGCGTTATGCGCGAAGCTCTGCGCAGGCTTCTGCCGTGGGTTAAGGACGGCGTATGGATCGTGGCGTCGCTGCGCGAAAACGCGCTCGACGCGAAGGCGGACGATATCTATGAGGATGTCGCAAAATCGCTCAAGCGCCGCGGGCTTTTGACGAAGGAATGGAAAAACCGAGGCTGGACCGTCGATTCAAAAGACGGCGGAAAATGCGTATAG